Proteins from one Haliaeetus albicilla chromosome 28, bHalAlb1.1, whole genome shotgun sequence genomic window:
- the MYF6 gene encoding myogenic factor 6 isoform X1 — MMMDLFETGSYFFYLDGENGALQQLEMAEGSPLYPGSDGTLSPCQDQMPPEAGSDSSGEEHVLAPPGLQPPHCPGQCLIWACKTCKRKSAPTDRRKAATLRERRRLKKINEAFEALKRRTVANPNQRLPKVEILRSAISYIERLQDLLHRLDQQEKMQEIGGDPFTFSPKQGNIPSSDFLSTCSSDWQSVSDHSRALGASPKEAGGSIVESSASSSLRCLSSIVDSISSDEPKLPGVEEVVEK, encoded by the exons ATGATGATGGACCTTTTTGAAACCGGCTCCTATTTCTTCTACTTGGACGGGGAGAATggagccctgcagcagctggagatggCCGAGGGATCCCCGCTGTACCCAGGCAGCGATGGCACCCTGTCGCCCTGTCAGGACCAAATGCCGCCGGAGGCCGGCAGCGACAGTAGCGGAGAGGAGCATGTGCTGGCACCCCCGGGACTACAACCCCCTCACTGCCCCGGCCAGTGTTTGATCTGGGCTTGTAAAACTTGCAAGAGAAAGTCGGCCCCCACGGACAGGCGGAAAGCGGCCACCCTGcgggagaggaggaggctgaagaAGATCAACGAAGCCTTCGAGGCGCTGAAAAGGCGGACTGTGGCCAACCCCAACCAGCGGCTGCCCAAGGTGGAGATCCTGAGGAGCGCCATCAGCTACATCGAGAGGCTGCAGGACCTCTTGCACAGGCTGGATCAGCAGGAGAAAATGCAGGAGATCGGGGGGGACCCCTTCACCTTCAGCCCCAAGCAGGGAAAT atCCCCAGTTCAGACTTCCTGAGCACCTGCAGCTCCGACTGGCAAAGCGTTTCCGACCATTCCCGGGCCCTAGGAGCCAGCCCCAAGGAAG CAGGAGGCTCCATCGTGGAGTCGTCGGCCTCCAGCAGCCTGCGCTGTCTCTCCTCCATAGTGGACAGTATTTCTTCCGACGAGCCCAAACTGCCCGGCGTGGAGGAAGTGGTGGAGAAATAA
- the MYF6 gene encoding myogenic factor 6 isoform X2, whose translation MMMDLFETGSYFFYLDGENGALQQLEMAEGSPLYPGSDGTLSPCQDQMPPEAGSDSSGEEHVLAPPGLQPPHCPGQCLIWACKTCKRKSAPTDRRKAATLRERRRLKKINEAFEALKRRTVANPNQRLPKVEILRSAISYIERLQDLLHRLDQQEKMQEIGGDPFTFSPKQGNIPSSDFLSTCSSDWQSVSDHSRALGASPKEGGSIVESSASSSLRCLSSIVDSISSDEPKLPGVEEVVEK comes from the exons ATGATGATGGACCTTTTTGAAACCGGCTCCTATTTCTTCTACTTGGACGGGGAGAATggagccctgcagcagctggagatggCCGAGGGATCCCCGCTGTACCCAGGCAGCGATGGCACCCTGTCGCCCTGTCAGGACCAAATGCCGCCGGAGGCCGGCAGCGACAGTAGCGGAGAGGAGCATGTGCTGGCACCCCCGGGACTACAACCCCCTCACTGCCCCGGCCAGTGTTTGATCTGGGCTTGTAAAACTTGCAAGAGAAAGTCGGCCCCCACGGACAGGCGGAAAGCGGCCACCCTGcgggagaggaggaggctgaagaAGATCAACGAAGCCTTCGAGGCGCTGAAAAGGCGGACTGTGGCCAACCCCAACCAGCGGCTGCCCAAGGTGGAGATCCTGAGGAGCGCCATCAGCTACATCGAGAGGCTGCAGGACCTCTTGCACAGGCTGGATCAGCAGGAGAAAATGCAGGAGATCGGGGGGGACCCCTTCACCTTCAGCCCCAAGCAGGGAAAT atCCCCAGTTCAGACTTCCTGAGCACCTGCAGCTCCGACTGGCAAAGCGTTTCCGACCATTCCCGGGCCCTAGGAGCCAGCCCCAAGGAAG GAGGCTCCATCGTGGAGTCGTCGGCCTCCAGCAGCCTGCGCTGTCTCTCCTCCATAGTGGACAGTATTTCTTCCGACGAGCCCAAACTGCCCGGCGTGGAGGAAGTGGTGGAGAAATAA
- the MYF5 gene encoding myogenic factor 5, which translates to MEVMDSCQFSPSELFYDSSCLSSPEGEFPEDFEPRDLPPFGTHDPPEPACSEEEEHVRAPTGHHQAGHCLMWACKACKRKSTTMDRRKAATMRERRRLKKVNQAFETLKRCTTANPNQRLPKVEILRNAIRYIESLQELLREQVENYYHLPGQSCSEPTSPTSSCSDGMADCGSPVWSARGSSFDAVYCPEMAHGYAAEQSSALSSLDCLSSIVDRLSPAEEPGLPPPRHADSLSPSASIDSGPGTPGTPPPRRTYQAL; encoded by the exons ATGGAGGTGATGGACAGCTGCCAGTTCTCCCCATCCGAGCTCTTCTATGAcagctcctgcctctcctccccggAGGGCGAGTTCCCCGAGGATTTTGAGCCCCGGGACCTGCCTCCCTTCGGCACCCATGACCCCCCCGAGCCTGCCTGCTCCGAGGAAGAGGAGCACGTCCGAGCTCCCACTGGCCACCACCAGGCCGGCCACTGCCTCATGTGGGCTTGCAAAGCCTGCAAGAGAAAATCCACCACCATGGACCGGCGGAAGGCGGCCACCatgagggagaggaggaggctgaagaAAGTGAACCAGGCTTTTGAGACCCTGAAGCGATGCACCACCGCCAACCCCAACCAAAGACTCCCCAAAGTGGAGATCCTGAGAAACGCCATCCGATACATCGAGAGCCTCCAGGAGCTCTTGAGGGAACAGGTAGAAAACTACTACCACCTGCCGGGACAGAGCTGCTCCGAACCGACCAGCCCCACTTCCAGCTGCTCCGACGGGATG GCCGACTGCGGCAGCCCCGTCTGGTCGGCGAGAGGCAGCAGCTTCGACGCCGTCTACTGCCCCGAGATGGCCCACG GGTACGCCGCCGAGCAGAGCAGCGCCCTGTCCAGCCTGGATTGCCTCTCCAGCATCGTGGACCGCCTCTCCCCGGCGGAGGAaccggggctgccccccccccgccacgccGACTCCCTCTCGCCCAGCGCCAGCATCGATTCGGGGCCGGGGACGCCCGGGACGCCGCCGCCCCGACGGACCTACCAGGCGCTATGa